In Cellulosilyticum sp. I15G10I2, the DNA window TAAAGTACTTATACGTATGGGACAAAGTATTACTTTAGGGGGAGCGCTCTTATTATTGCTGCCACTTCCAAACATCTTTTCGCTTATTAGTTTTATTATGATTGGACTTGGATGTGCGCCTGTTTTTCCCTGTATGATTCATGAAACGCCAACGCGATTTGGAAAAGCATATTCACAGACGATTATAGGATACCAAATGGCATTTGCATACATAGGTATTACTTTTTTACCGCCGCTTCTTGGCTGGATTGCAGCAAGTACAACGATAAAAATTCTTCCATACTTTGCTTTATTCTATATCTTAGGAATGCTTTTTAGTTCAGAAATAATCAACCGTTTTATGAAAAATAAGGCATGTTAAAACTAAATGATTAAATAGCCTCTCAAGTAGGGGCGAATGATAAAGAGATAGGATGAATCGATTAAACGAAAACGAATTATACTATAACAATAATAAATAATAAAATGCGGAGGCTGATATGAAAGATTTAATTCAGTTAGGGCGATACCGGCACTTTAAAGGTAATGAATATGAGGTAATTGCACTGGCTAAGCATAGTGAAACATTAGAAGATATGGTTGTCTATCGTGCCTTATATGGAGAGTATGGTATATGGGTAAGGCCAGCAAGTATGTGGCAAGAAGAGCTTATAAAAGAGGGCAGGACATTTAAAAGGTTTGAAAAGTTAGAGTAACTTTGTGGAAATGGAAGAAGGAGACTAGATAGATGCAGCAAAAAATAAGCAAGCTTATGGAAAAACATCATATCAGTTTTGGTGAATTAGCGGAGAAACTGAATATAAGTAAACAGACACTTACCAGAAAAGTAAATGGCAGTACGGATTGGACTTATCAGGAAATCACGACCTTAACACAATTATTGAGTATAAAAGATCCTCAGGATTTTTTCTTTAGTATCAAATAGAAAGGACAAAATAATGGACGGAACCAAAAGAAATAATATTAAAATAGGGGCAACAGTAATGGTTGTACAAAAACAGGACCAACGAAGCGGTAAACTTACAGAAGGCGTTGTTCAGAGAATCCTTACTAATTCATCAGAGCACCACCATGGTATAAAGGTTATGTTAGAAAACGGCATTGTTGGAAGAGTAAAAGAAATAAAAAAATAATAGAAATTTAT includes these proteins:
- a CDS encoding DUF1653 domain-containing protein; protein product: MKDLIQLGRYRHFKGNEYEVIALAKHSETLEDMVVYRALYGEYGIWVRPASMWQEELIKEGRTFKRFEKLE
- a CDS encoding helix-turn-helix domain-containing protein, whose product is MQQKISKLMEKHHISFGELAEKLNISKQTLTRKVNGSTDWTYQEITTLTQLLSIKDPQDFFFSIK
- a CDS encoding YwbE family protein, with protein sequence MDGTKRNNIKIGATVMVVQKQDQRSGKLTEGVVQRILTNSSEHHHGIKVMLENGIVGRVKEIKK